The sequence AGTATTTCTTGAACTGAATCAcattttattgaaaaactgaaatCGTTAACCCATGGCATTTATGTTTCAAAACAAGTTCTGTGCAACACCATTTAACCTTATtatagaaaaatacatttaaattgagAGCGAAACTGGCTAATAGTGGTCTCGACTGTAAATATCATTGCACATTATTCACAGTCAAtagttatttaaatattttttctgtGCAAAAACTGATCACTGGATTTTACTGGTGAGCACTGTTATAATGTTGAAGGGACATGCGAATATATACGGAtattctgattaaaaaaaaaatattataaattacaaattaattagTGTTCCTTTGCTTTACTCATTCTGTCAAAAGAATCTATAATGTAAAGTTCAGTATTTTTCCTGTTATAATGTATATGTGCCTTGTAGAATACATCTAATGTAGAATACAATTTATGTCAAGATATTaaccccccccccacacacaccttgatatattttttttccctgatCCAAAATTGTATGTAGCCATCATCCTATCTCGGTCATCAAgttaagacatgttcctggatcaaagtgttttgttgatcctggaacaacattattttctgaaaatttagtcctacCCTCAAAACAATAACTTATCCCTTAAATCAGAGAGAAATGATAgctgaataacactgatgtagaagcacctaagcCTGGTTGTAAGCATAAACTTGACAAAAACTGTGAACTTGTCCCtcagatctgattggttgatggTTTTTCACTATTACTGTGAAATGACAGATGAACAAACTCTTTATAAAACAGAGGGTAAATAACTCCACATGATGAATAAAGTGCCACAATCTGACATAATAAAAGACTAAGAAGTTCCCTTCCAGAGTATCACAGATCAATGTTAGACTGGATTCCATACGCACCCTGTAGGATTAATAAACCACATGGTCATTTTAATAGTAATCTACAAATTGCAATTGCAGAAAGCTTCATTATGATGAATTACAGTCAGACATGCAAATTTGTTCAAATATGTTGGTGCCTAAGACTGTTAATTCAGTAATTactagagtaaaaaaaaaaaaaaaaaaaaaaattcacagctgtaaataattaaaaaaagattattggACAGTTTATACAAATACTATTTTAGTCTTTGTACTTCAAAATTTGACctttaattcagtgtgttacttgatgtttctttgtaattatttgtgaaatttactagcgaTTTATGagtgaaaatgttttcaaaGCAAATCAATCACAATGTAGTGTGACACCATTTCCAAAAGCTGTACTGAAACCTCCAGTCACAAAGCCAAGGAGGCAGACCAGATTAAtatcaaaatgacaaaatagtAACTAAAGTAATCCAAGGAAATATACATCCTcatcttttatattttaattcatattGTAGTTAATGGTagttaatattttatccagCTTTGTATTaacctgaattaatcattttagaATAACACAGCCTCCATATTGGCTTTGTTCTTAATGGTCCTAAATATTAATCATCTccattctttcatttttttttctttcttctcacTGGCATCTGGATGCTCCACTTCCTCTCTTATTAATGTTCACCACTCCCACTCTCTCCCTTGCTGTTGTAGTTACTCAGTATTAAAGCGCTGCTCTGGTTGGCCAACTGTTTGGGAGTCATCTCGGTACAAAAAGGGCAGGAAGATTACACAACTATCGCTTCCCTTTTAAACATGAGGGCTCTGTGCTTAGACTTCAGCTGACATGTTTTCCATTATGCCCCTGTAAGAGATGATGGGTTGTCAGGTTGGTCCTATCCTGATTTGTGCCGTGGCTTTGTCCCTGGTAGCTTTGTCTAAACCAGTGCATTCAAAATCTAAAGCATGTCTGAATATTTGTGGATTTATTACAACATGTTATAGATTACTTTAGAAGGCAAAtttgcactgcaaaaaatgctgttcttacttagagtttttgtcttgtttctagtcaaaatatcttaaagttcttgaatcaagaagcattttcttgacaagcaAAAAATATTTCCTTGTTTTCAGGAAATATAAGTCAAAAttgagtgagtttttccttaaaacaagcaaaataatctgccaatggggtaagcaaaataatcttatttcaaaccaaaaataagatatataatcttgttttcagtttggattaagattattttgcttaccccattggcagattattttgtttattattattttgttgtatTGGCAGATTAtacttgttttaaggaaaaactcacttaattttgacatatttttcctaaaaacaagaaaataatttttacttgtcaagaaaatgcttcttgatctaagaatttttagataattggactggaaacaagacaaaaattctaagtaagaacagcattttttgcagtgtgtgtgtgtgtgtgtgtgtgtgtgtgtggtgagtATTGGGAAATGCCAGGCTTTGAGTTGCAGGGAGCTCAAATCTATTAAACAgagcaaataaatacacaacatTGTCTATCGCTGTAGATTAGTTCTAGCAGATCATACACTTATGCATATCCATTCTCAAAAAGAATAATGAAAGACAAATTTTAGAGCATTAAaggattttaaatgtttttttgtttttttttaacaataccCAGtagatcatatatatatatataaatgtgaaaACTGTGACTTTTGCTCAGTTTTTTCCCCAAGCCTGTCAAACCTTATTTTTCTTTAGGATTAAAACGAATGCATTTTGAGTTAATGTAATTACCATTTGAGCAGATTCATAGGGTTTcaaccactgatctatataaatGACTGGATTGCTCATGACATTATAAAAAGTGAAGCCACTGTGCCGCCATGTTGGTATTCCCTATATTCCCTACATTCTATTCAATTAATAGGAAATCATCTGATTTAATGAGAAAACATTACCTAATGAGTCAGCATTTTATCTGAAGTCTCCTTGCACATTCTTACAATGCAAACATCCTAACCATGTACATGGTTATTTGTTTAGAGTCAGGAATTTCTTCTGTTTATTAAAAGTCATGTTCATCTTACAGTTTTGAATACCAGATCAGCTGATGGACGAGACACCTCAGCATTTATATTACAAATGATTCTTCTGAAATCTGAATACAGATTTATGCTTTGTAAGGCATGCTCATACAAATTAATTTGTCATGTACTGTTATACACTATAGTTATATAATTATGTTGTGCGtcatatattactgtttttatttgtacagtaactgtaaatgattcaacagtgtttttgtTAACAGCATTTCGAAGCAGTAAAGATAAAGACTAAACGTTGGTTAAATGAATAATTAGCTTagcaatatattcaaataagaCTTAGTTCATATACAAACTGTCATGCTAGTAAAAAGCCATAGAATTTGAGCTGACCTGTAGCTTTTAACGGTTTCCAGGAGAAGTGAACGTTAGTCAACAAAAAGACATCAGGAAATGATAGGCCTATACACGCTTCACAACTTATTCAGAGAAATGACGCTGACTGCATATAGATTTAAAGACATGAGGCTTATTTATACTGTCACTCCAAGCAAAGTGATGCCTGGTAAacctttttaatataatatagtgtTAGTAATAGGGGATTGTATGTATTGTAATGTTCAATGTATATTCGAATCAATTTCTGCTAATAATCCCAGATATATGTTCATGCTTAATATTTCCTGCATAATTGCGTATATAAAGAAATCTATTTTGTGTTAGTTCAGTTACCTGTGTAGGCAGTGTGCAGTAGACACACCCATAATAATGAGATCTATATATCACTTGTCCTGCCCGAAAAGACCATAAACATTACAGATAACGTTCAAAGTATCAattaatatacatacatatattttaaaactattCACATATGACTGATACGCTGCAAAGCGGGTGGTTTTGGCTGTAATTCAATGATGCCCACTGCCAGTAGGGAACTGCTTGAACACTTCCGGTGGCTTCACCACAGTCATTTATAAAGATCAGTGGTAGCAACCTATAATCTTAGGTTGatttaacatttcaaatccaCTGTCAGTAATGTTATGTGTTCAATCCACTAACACTGAAATGAGTATTTACAGAGAAAagatgtttttcagaaaatgttgaATAGTAATATGGTGTGTGAGGGAGAGCGAAGGTTTTAGCTGCACACCTTCTTAGCTGCACAGTGTCTCAATTTTCCTACCTCACCAGCTCTCAAGGTTTAATTCAGAGAGCAGagcaaaataaataagcaaAGACATTGAAGTATAAAAGCTtgtcattttaatatgttttacagCCATCCATTGTCCCAAAAACAACACTGTAAGTGTTTTAAGGGTTGTAGAACACATTTACCTACACCGAGCAACTCCTGCCTTGTGAGAGTGGTAGAAAATGCATAATAGTATGGCAAATTGATGACATTTTGATGACTAAATCAATAAAATTGTAAACTTTTCACCAGTAGGTGAATAAAAACTAAGGAGATCTGTCTGATGGAATAGTAGTTTAGTGTGAGTACAACCACAGGTCCAATAGTTTTGTCACATGTTCAGTCAAAGCAAATGGCTTCAAATTCAAAGCTACATCTGGCTTTATGATACTATGTAAGGTGTCAAAACTGAATTCGCACCATCAAACCATATTTAATGATTAATACTTGACCTTTGAGATATTGATGATTGTCAAGCCTAAtcgataaatcatttaaaacaaattgaTCTCTTATAAAGAGTTGGTAATGGACATTTACAGTGATTTAATTAGACCTATACACTTTGCATGTATCTAGATATAGCACATGCACTCCAGTAGGCTCGACAAATCCATATCCTCTGATCGGCTCCATTCATCCACTGTACTGCCCAGTGTACATCAAAATCATTATGTACAGAAAAAGAGACGAGAGGATGGGTATAAATCTATACCGGTCCTCTGGATTCTGGCTTTCGCACAAATTTCAACAGGACTATGTTTTTCAACACTTACCCAAACAAGTACATAGATTTTTGAAACCCTCAAATGACTTGTCTGCTTTCCCTTTAAGGACACAATCTCAGTGTGATTGATCTGTAcagtctgtaaaaaaaaaatgtaaaaggctTGTGTCAGAACATTGTTCTTTTCATAATTATGTAGGGGTGCAAAGATTACGCCCTCATTCCTCCCTCAACATAAGTCTGTTTTCAAGAACACCTATTCACTTAATGCACACACAATGGTGATTAGTCTTTTAAATCATCTTCATACTGATCTTGTGAGATCCCTCAGTCGGGCTGTTTTCTCCATCTACTTTCCGTGGCACATACTCAATCTCAATGTTTGGCTTGGCATTGCCTTTCCCTCGACTCCAGAGGAACAAGAGCACCAGACAGAACAACACCACTCCCAAGAAAGAGATAAACCCCATGGTGGTAGCGATTATGAGAGTCTTCATATCAAAGGGAAAGGGATCCGTCGCACCAGTTCCATTGGCACTGTTATCATTGGGCTGGTTCGAAATGAAGGCAAAGGTCTTATTAGGTTGATGGGGCCAATTGGGAGAGTAGCTATGAACATGTAGGTGAGCCAAACGGGTGTCGTTACCTCCTGCATTGACGGCAATGCACATGTATGTGCCATTGTCTTGAATTTGGGCATATCTAACCTCTAAGGTGCCATCAGGAGACACCGACAGCCGGCCAATGCTTTTAGTTGTGATGAATTGCTTTTTTGGAGACTGCCATATAATCATGGGAACGGGGTCTCCATCTGCTTGGCAAGGGAATTGGACAGTGGTCCCCTCATCCACAAATCTATGAATGGCTTTGTGATCTCGGATCTTAGATTTCTGACAAGTGAAATAATTTGTCGGGAGAACATCCGGGAAGTCTTTGAACTCTTTACCCTGCAAAAACTCTGGTGTTTCACAAGATGGCTGCTGGCGGTTGAAATTAAGTCTCCATCGACGGCGAAAGACCCAGAGGAGACGACAGTCGCATGCTAAGGGGTTGTCATGAAGAGCCAGTGTCTCCAGATTGCCGACCGAGTGAAAGGCAGACTCTTCTAAAGTGCTTAATTTATTGCTGGATACATTGAGAACACGAAGGTAGTTGAGTCCTCTGAAGGAATAAGGCTCGATGCTGACTAGCCGGCCCCCAACCAAGTGAAAAGCCTGGAGCCTCAGCAAATTGTGCATTTTGTTGCCCTCCACAACCTCAATCGGATTGAAGGACAGGTTGAAAAATCGAAGGTACACCAGGTGCTGAATGGCCACGTAAGGGACGGCAGTGAGATTGCAGTTTGTGATGCTCAAGGTTGTGATGTTGAGTCCATGGAGGGACTTCGCGGTCAAGGTTTCTAAAAGAGGCCAGTTTGCTATCTCTAAGACTTTGAGTCGATAAAGCCTCCTGAAGGAAAAGTCTCGAATGGTGTTGATGTTCAGATGCCGCAGCCTGAGGGTCATCAGGTTGTGCAGATGACTGAAGGCCTCTGTTGGCACAGAGGTCAGGTTGCATCTTTCCATAGTGAGCTGCTCTAGGCTGCTGAGGCCATGAAAAGCTCGGTGAGAGATGAACACCAGGTCGTTGTCCCCCACCTCCAGCTCTTTCAGGTTGTAGAGGTCTTGAAACACGTTGTCcaacaaaatgacaattttattcTCACTAATGTCTAACTGAGTGAGGTTACTGAGGCCAGTGAAAACACCCAGCTGAATCAACTTCAGCTTGTTGTTGCGTAGTCCCAGTGTTCGCAAGCCAAGGAGGTTGCTGAAGGCCCCTGGTTCAATGACGGAAATGGTGTTCTCATTAAGCTGTAGCTCCTCTAGGTGTGGGTAATTGAGAAATTCCTCAGGATTGATGGCTTTCAAACGGTTCTTGCTGAGATCTAACAGCCTCGTGTCAATGGGAATTCCCTCGGGGAGGGCCATCAGCTTCCGGCGATGACACACGACCGAGCGCTCTTGGGCACTGCACTCACAGCGAGAGGGGCAGCCAGTGGCAGAGCCGGACAGCACGGTACCCAGCATCAGGATGAGAATGGGCTGCCAGCATGCCACCAGGTAGCTGTGCCCACTTGCCTCTCTGGCCACCATTTTGATGGTAACCTGCTGAGAAAAAGGGTAGAGAGATTGGGTCACAATATGGACAAAATTCATTCCACAAGACAGAAAAAAGGCAAAGGAGCTGAGAGACAATCATGTTCTTAAAATAGCAAGAGATGGTGTTGGAGAAAATGCTGACGCTTAAAAAATGTAACAGACTACTGCACTGGAACATGCTGTGTAAAGGCAACTCAGAGCTTTGATTAATGATATAACAGAGacattaaaaagtaaaagacgctatgagaaaaagaaaacaaccaTAAACAGCACTGGACCATAGAGAAGCATAGCCACAGAACTagcctttttatttattttaaaaatatcttggaCATGTAATTTGTAGTTTCCATCCTTTTGATGGCCAGTGgtactttctttttttgcactgaaaatacattttcaataatgGTTTGTACCACCATAAATTAGTAATGATTTAAGCGTACTaacttttatttacaatttaaataaaaagaaacaataattaaatattcctttaaaatgAAGCATGGCATACATAAATAGCAGATGGTATACCATTAGTgtatactataaaaaaaaaaaaaaatacagcaaggGACATAAATCAGTAACATGAATCTAGAACGATTTATttgccattttaaaaaataatatgtattattatctGGTCTTTGAACCAAATATCTATTGTTATGGACATTTTACCTTAATACATGgtaatctgattttttttttttctttcttttgaacaTGATTAATGACTGCATTTAGAGTAGAACTGAAGTGTGGCCTGGGGACCACAATTCGGTTCTTAACAGGTTAAATCCAAATCAACTCCAAATCCAAAATTCCAAATTTTACTGTGCAAAATAGTAAGCCTTCTAAACCTCTGAGCCTTCAAACATTGCTTCCCAAATTGATTAAGTAAACTCAGTCTCAATCTCATAGCTTCTTTCAGCTATGTGCTTCAGAATGATGGAGATCTTGGTTTAGGGCTTGTGAAGAGGCTCGTGAAATATTGACATGAAGGAACACAAGACACACAGAACTTGCCAAAATGACACATGAGTTGCATTCGATGAGGCAGGAGGTTGCTAATTGGACTAGTCAAATACAAATCATGTTAAGTAGACAGGCCagctttaataattaattaggtAAACTTTAAGTAGCTCCCATTTGTAAAGGAAGTGAAAGTGACCCAGAATTAAATACTTCTTGCTTTAGTAAATTCCAATACAGTTATGCAAACTCAATGGAAGCTGTATGATACTACTGTATGTAGATTCAACAGTAGAGTGTatattttatgaatagaaaatgttggcctggtttcacagacagggatttgattaagccaggattaggccttagttcaattaagacattttttatacacttttataaacgtgccttagaaaaacattactggtgtgcatcttgagacaaaacaatggcactgacatattgtaagaccaacgctatctcacgaccaattcgtacgtattttacgaggtggctattTCGTACGGATTCGTATAACCTCACttgtacaaattcatatgatTTGTCTTAACCCCAgtaatgggtaggtttaggggcggggttaggggtaggtcatttgttcgaattcatatgaatttgcaactcgtaaaatacgtacgatttGGTAAAAAACCTATATGAAATAGTACAAGTGAGGTCGTacgaatttgtacgaattagccacctcataaaatacatacaaattgtTGTGAGATCGGGTTGTGTAAGACATGTCAGTGCatgttgctttcagttaaaacacaTCAAACtggcattttagtctgggactaggaaAACATTTTGTGAAACCGGGGGCTTATGTATAGCCAACTTGTATTTGCACGTTCGCAATAGAATATCTCAAGGGTAGCTATTATCATGGCACTTTGAAAACTACAAGATGCAGAAAGAGTGTTCTCTGAGAGAAAACTACAACACAACTGACAGCACTGTGAAGTGGCTTAGGCCAGACTAGTTTGATCGAATGAAACTGCCTGCAGAAAGAGGCATAGATGCATAGATTTAATGCATAGATTTGCTGATTCCATCTCTGAGTGTTGTCAGGTGTGACCAAAGATTCTTTTGAGTTCTGGTTTGAAATTAGGTGAGTAGTTTCAATGATATCAATTCCATATTAGTGCTCCTCAACAAGATCAAAAGGAGCGTTACTGTCAAGGGTGCTTATCCCTCGTTCATCTATCGAGTGTGATCTGCATACAGTCAGGGAGCAGAGCGATCAGGCTACTGTGAGAGAATTACTACATCGATTAAACGACTAGTGTGGCATGAAGAGGTGTAAGGGTGAAGGTCATGACGTAAACAGAGCTGCCAAGAACGGGATGTTTTAATCACGCTAAATCTATCACGATCTTCCCCGACTGAGCAGGCATCAAGCCTCCGGAGGCATAACAGGGTTATTTGAATGGTTATTATGTGTGACATATCCTGCGATGCAAATTTCTGTTCAATTTGCATGTCTCCCGAATATCTGCCAAACCTTTGACCTTTAACTATAATTGGGGGGATTTGTCAGAGGAGAGAACAGGTCAAAGGTACTGCCTCATTAAAATTATTGACAAATTTGCTTAGTaattttaaaaagcaaacaaaagcaGATGGAAATCACTATAAAATTACAGTAGGTCTCTATGGTGTGATCACAGTTTTCCTAATTAAACATGGCCGTTGCTTCCAATATcaaaattttgtattttgttcacTGTTGTGGTTGTCACATAGTACTCCCACAGGAAGAAAATAGCTCTGCTCATGGGCAGAAATGTGTACCTGTTTTACAACTGATGAAAAGCGcactgaaaacatttgtgccGTTATTTCTTGGCCTGCAATTTGCAAATGCTTGCCAATGGGTGAACTGAAAATGAtgatgatttaaataaaaaagaaaaaaacaaaaagcctAATCAACATGtaccaaaaatgtttttcttttttttt is a genomic window of Megalobrama amblycephala isolate DHTTF-2021 linkage group LG3, ASM1881202v1, whole genome shotgun sequence containing:
- the lingo1b gene encoding leucine-rich repeat and immunoglobulin-like domain-containing nogo receptor-interacting protein 1-B isoform X2 yields the protein MTFLVTIKMVAREASGHSYLVACWQPILILMLGTVLSGSATGCPSRCECSAQERSVVCHRRKLMALPEGIPIDTRLLDLSKNRLKAINPEEFLNYPHLEELQLNENTISVIEPGAFSNLLGLRTLGLRNNKLKLIQLGVFTGLSNLTQLDISENKIVILLDNVFQDLYNLKELEVGDNDLVFISHRAFHGLSSLEQLTMERCNLTSVPTEAFSHLHNLMTLRLRHLNINTIRDFSFRRLYRLKVLEIANWPLLETLTAKSLHGLNITTLSITNCNLTAVPYVAIQHLVYLRFFNLSFNPIEVVEGNKMHNLLRLQAFHLVGGRLVSIEPYSFRGLNYLRVLNVSSNKLSTLEESAFHSVGNLETLALHDNPLACDCRLLWVFRRRWRLNFNRQQPSCETPEFLQGKEFKDFPDVLPTNYFTCQKSKIRDHKAIHRFVDEGTTVQFPCQADGDPVPMIIWQSPKKQFITTKSIGRLSVSPDGTLEVRYAQIQDNGTYMCIAVNAGGNDTRLAHLHVHSYSPNWPHQPNKTFAFISNQPNDNSANGTGATDPFPFDMKTLIIATTMGFISFLGVVLFCLVLLFLWSRGKGNAKPNIEIEYVPRKVDGENSPTEGSHKISMKMI
- the lingo1b gene encoding leucine-rich repeat and immunoglobulin-like domain-containing nogo receptor-interacting protein 1-B isoform X1, with the translated sequence MTFLQVTIKMVAREASGHSYLVACWQPILILMLGTVLSGSATGCPSRCECSAQERSVVCHRRKLMALPEGIPIDTRLLDLSKNRLKAINPEEFLNYPHLEELQLNENTISVIEPGAFSNLLGLRTLGLRNNKLKLIQLGVFTGLSNLTQLDISENKIVILLDNVFQDLYNLKELEVGDNDLVFISHRAFHGLSSLEQLTMERCNLTSVPTEAFSHLHNLMTLRLRHLNINTIRDFSFRRLYRLKVLEIANWPLLETLTAKSLHGLNITTLSITNCNLTAVPYVAIQHLVYLRFFNLSFNPIEVVEGNKMHNLLRLQAFHLVGGRLVSIEPYSFRGLNYLRVLNVSSNKLSTLEESAFHSVGNLETLALHDNPLACDCRLLWVFRRRWRLNFNRQQPSCETPEFLQGKEFKDFPDVLPTNYFTCQKSKIRDHKAIHRFVDEGTTVQFPCQADGDPVPMIIWQSPKKQFITTKSIGRLSVSPDGTLEVRYAQIQDNGTYMCIAVNAGGNDTRLAHLHVHSYSPNWPHQPNKTFAFISNQPNDNSANGTGATDPFPFDMKTLIIATTMGFISFLGVVLFCLVLLFLWSRGKGNAKPNIEIEYVPRKVDGENSPTEGSHKISMKMI